The following coding sequences are from one Chroogloeocystis siderophila 5.2 s.c.1 window:
- a CDS encoding metal-binding protein, with protein MPSGRTHDRITLWGLPLIAGLTFFQAHSASLTLIVAGAYLFSGLMFGPDLDLYSRQYQRWGYLRWIWRPYQKAFRHRSIFSHGLLIGTTLRVLYLGIWLAFLGIFVLGVAHLIWAVELSWQQLVAQSRRSLVQNAAEWFYLFLGLELGAMSHSLSDWSCSAYKRLQQNRGKMKKRKATRPIKLKRRR; from the coding sequence ATGCCCTCTGGTAGAACGCATGATCGCATTACTTTATGGGGCTTGCCCTTGATTGCGGGTCTGACTTTTTTTCAGGCTCACAGCGCTAGTTTGACACTCATTGTAGCTGGAGCTTATCTTTTTAGCGGCTTAATGTTTGGTCCAGATTTGGATCTGTACTCTAGACAGTACCAGCGTTGGGGCTACTTGCGGTGGATTTGGCGACCTTACCAAAAAGCCTTTCGCCATCGCTCAATCTTTTCGCACGGGTTACTCATTGGGACAACGCTGCGGGTGCTGTATTTAGGTATTTGGTTGGCATTTTTGGGAATTTTTGTTCTGGGAGTGGCGCATTTGATTTGGGCAGTGGAATTAAGTTGGCAACAACTGGTTGCACAAAGTCGGCGATCGCTTGTGCAAAACGCGGCTGAATGGTTTTACTTGTTTCTCGGACTCGAATTAGGTGCAATGAGTCATTCTTTGAGTGATTGGAGTTGTTCTGCCTACAAGCGGTTACAACAAAATCGTGGCAAAATGAAGAAACGTAAAGCAACGCGCCCAATAAAACTCAAACGTCGTCGATAA
- the mazG gene encoding nucleoside triphosphate pyrophosphohydrolase: MTHPQRSNQPQATHETLVAMQELIDVVAKLRSPDGGCPWDLAQTPETLIPYIIEEAYEVVDAIRTQDREAIAEELGDLLLQVVLQAQIASEFGHFSLKEVAQGITQKLIRRHPHVFGDVSVQNVDEVRQNWEQIKAAEKGTSPTDTQKLSHKLSRYARSLPPLLAGMKISQKAAAAGFEWENIAGVWAKYHEELAEFQEAIAHKSIEEQQAELGDLLFVIINLARWYQLDPDAALQGTNQRFVQRIIQMETFAERPLSEYTLEELENLWQQAKAKLANIQPSEDTV, from the coding sequence ATGACTCACCCGCAAAGATCAAATCAACCGCAAGCTACGCACGAAACTTTGGTAGCAATGCAAGAACTTATTGATGTCGTAGCAAAACTGCGATCCCCTGATGGTGGTTGTCCGTGGGATTTAGCCCAAACACCAGAAACATTGATTCCCTATATCATTGAAGAAGCCTACGAAGTCGTAGATGCGATTCGCACTCAAGATCGAGAAGCGATCGCGGAAGAATTAGGAGATTTACTCTTACAAGTTGTATTGCAAGCACAAATCGCCTCAGAATTTGGTCATTTTAGCCTCAAAGAGGTGGCGCAAGGAATTACTCAAAAACTGATTCGCCGTCATCCTCATGTTTTTGGAGATGTTAGTGTTCAAAACGTCGATGAAGTGCGGCAAAATTGGGAACAAATCAAAGCAGCAGAAAAAGGCACATCACCGACAGATACGCAAAAATTGAGTCATAAACTCAGTCGCTACGCGCGATCGCTTCCACCACTTTTAGCAGGAATGAAAATTTCCCAAAAAGCTGCGGCGGCGGGATTTGAGTGGGAAAATATCGCAGGAGTATGGGCAAAATATCACGAAGAACTTGCCGAATTTCAAGAAGCGATCGCCCATAAATCAATAGAAGAACAACAAGCCGAACTCGGTGACTTATTATTTGTGATTATTAATTTGGCGCGATGGTATCAACTCGATCCTGATGCAGCGTTGCAAGGAACGAATCAAAGATTTGTTCAACGTATCATCCAAATGGAAACTTTTGCCGAGCGTCCTTTGTCGGAGTATACGCTGGAAGAATTAGAAAATTTATGGCAACAAGCTAAAGCCAAATTAGCTAACATCCAGCCTTCTGAGGATACGGTTTAG
- a CDS encoding DUF2141 domain-containing protein gives MVKILQVFSLAIATATSLIASTALAQPNHKLTVVVDRIARPRGQVCFRLYDKDKGFPQSDAGVIQSGCTKAQGFSVVAEFHGLQSGTYAVTVFHDENNDQKLNTNFLGIPREGFAISNNPPVKIGAPKFNNASFSVEGDTTIRVNMRYL, from the coding sequence ATGGTAAAAATATTGCAAGTTTTCAGCTTGGCGATCGCGACTGCTACAAGTTTGATTGCAAGTACAGCCTTAGCCCAACCAAATCACAAATTGACTGTAGTTGTAGATAGAATTGCCCGTCCTAGAGGTCAAGTTTGCTTTAGACTTTATGATAAAGATAAAGGTTTCCCGCAAAGTGATGCTGGTGTGATTCAAAGTGGTTGCACGAAGGCGCAAGGATTTTCAGTTGTAGCAGAATTTCACGGATTACAATCTGGAACGTATGCAGTGACAGTATTTCATGATGAGAATAATGACCAAAAACTGAATACAAATTTCTTAGGTATTCCCAGAGAAGGTTTTGCAATTTCTAATAATCCACCCGTAAAAATTGGTGCGCCAAAGTTTAATAATGCTAGTTTCAGTGTTGAGGGAGATACAACGATTAGAGTCAATATGCGATATTTATAA
- a CDS encoding serine/threonine protein kinase: protein MIERILQNRYKIQKQLGEHLDQKTLLAVDQQTRELVVIKLLIFNSNLKWETLKLFEREAKVLKELSHPAIPRYVDYFDIETTLGKGFALVQSYIDAPSLIEHTKRGRRFSETELKQIAKAVLEILIYLHNCYPPIIHRDIKPSNVLLANRSGNHVSQVYLVDFGSVQAAANEGGTKTIVGTYGYMPPEQFGDRAVPASDLYSLGATLIYLATGQHPTDLPQKNLRICFEKYASLSPSFIDWLQWMTEPTLEQRLESAHHALQALQCETLRKTQFLAAVKPPDSKVVLSKKHDILEIYIPPKGFSLELLTIIFFAILWISFLVNWYAMALSSWSSGGWFAAFFALGHLAVGIWLIIKILFAFFGQIWLRIDQEKIALKYQLFGLTYHHPRPALRQRVIKLERTQTSYRTDSDGGRVEVKPQINIWAGTRKFKIGGGGLLSEIELDWLAVELSDWLGLPISAR from the coding sequence ATGATAGAGCGTATATTACAAAATCGTTATAAAATTCAAAAACAGCTAGGAGAACATCTCGATCAAAAAACTTTGCTTGCCGTCGATCAACAAACTCGTGAATTAGTTGTTATTAAGCTATTAATTTTTAATAGTAACCTAAAGTGGGAAACACTGAAGCTATTTGAGCGTGAAGCTAAGGTTTTGAAGGAACTTTCACATCCAGCTATCCCGCGCTACGTTGACTATTTTGATATTGAGACCACTTTGGGAAAAGGCTTCGCCTTAGTACAAAGCTATATTGATGCTCCTTCGTTAATAGAACATACTAAAAGAGGGCGAAGATTTAGTGAAACCGAGTTGAAGCAGATTGCTAAAGCTGTTCTAGAAATTCTTATTTATTTGCATAACTGCTATCCTCCGATCATTCATCGCGATATCAAGCCAAGTAATGTTTTGCTAGCCAATCGTTCTGGCAATCATGTCAGTCAAGTTTATCTCGTAGACTTTGGTTCTGTGCAAGCTGCGGCAAATGAAGGCGGAACTAAAACTATTGTCGGTACTTATGGCTATATGCCACCTGAACAGTTTGGAGATCGAGCCGTACCCGCATCCGATCTTTATAGTTTAGGAGCAACATTAATTTATTTGGCTACAGGACAACATCCTACCGATTTACCCCAAAAAAATTTACGAATTTGCTTTGAAAAATACGCTAGCCTCTCACCCTCCTTCATAGATTGGTTACAATGGATGACTGAACCAACCCTTGAACAGCGCTTAGAATCAGCGCATCATGCCTTACAAGCTCTTCAATGTGAAACGCTAAGAAAGACGCAATTTCTAGCTGCGGTAAAACCTCCAGATTCTAAGGTTGTTTTAAGCAAAAAGCACGATATTTTAGAAATTTATATTCCACCAAAAGGATTTAGTCTGGAACTTTTGACTATCATTTTCTTTGCCATTCTTTGGATTAGTTTTTTAGTAAACTGGTATGCTATGGCACTTAGCAGCTGGAGTTCTGGAGGATGGTTTGCAGCTTTTTTTGCCCTAGGGCATTTAGCAGTAGGTATTTGGTTGATTATTAAGATTCTGTTTGCCTTTTTTGGACAGATTTGGCTGCGTATAGATCAAGAGAAGATTGCTTTAAAGTATCAACTTTTTGGGTTGACATACCATCATCCCCGTCCTGCTTTGCGGCAGCGCGTGATTAAGTTAGAAAGAACTCAGACTTCTTACAGGACAGATTCTGACGGAGGGCGGGTAGAAGTAAAACCACAAATTAATATTTGGGCTGGAACTAGAAAGTTTAAAATTGGAGGGGGTGGTTTACTCTCGGAAATTGAGTTAGACTGGCTAGCTGTTGAACTTAGTGATTGGTTGGGTTTACCAATAAGTGCGCGATAG
- a CDS encoding M48 family metalloprotease yields the protein MSLQFELLQTAIEAYQQQRYHEAVEILENYCSSIDHNSKYYLQVQFWLIKAYQKNQRSRAIALARQLATHPHPEAQKWAKLALESLNKQSQSRTSHTKPKRAAQAGIKLAMAGVASNLALASGVTITLLLGMVFVLFLALTFILSSDNPTSGLMVAIAGTLLFNTAAFFLSPLLMDLMQNWLYRTRWVSLAEIQRHSPETARIIQRICGQQKLQQPRLGIIDDQNPTAFTYGSLPNTARLVVSQGLFTYLEDEEIATVYAHELGHIVHWDFAVMTLASTPVQITYLIYTFARKLGRSGGEKIKNAAGTAAAVAYVFYLVGTYLLLYLSRTREYYADHFAAESTGNPNALSRALVKIAYGILEESKHATEPSRLIEGTRALGIYDAKAATATGTAYRIAQPQQLGRVFLWDMFNPWGWFMELNSTHPLTGKRVRALSTYAEQLGLETEFDFSRVIAEGKSLDKKKLYGNFALDILLYSAEAIGILIGFVVGLLLFSAEIASGTVIIATVLIGFGIGTFIKTAVMFPNFQFAASSDVLELMSNPYASPLRGKPIQLKGELIGRGDAGYQFGSDLKLQDCTGMIYLRYASRFGAFGNLFFGMNRVKNLIGSPVSTVGWFRRGVMPWLDLAQLRTDAGTVVNSYHRFWLYVTGGGAIILGVVILPMLA from the coding sequence ATGTCTCTTCAATTTGAATTATTACAAACAGCTATAGAAGCCTATCAACAACAACGTTACCACGAAGCAGTAGAAATACTAGAAAACTATTGCAGTAGTATCGACCATAACAGTAAATACTATCTACAAGTACAATTTTGGTTAATCAAAGCGTATCAAAAAAATCAACGCTCGCGTGCGATCGCGCTGGCGAGACAACTTGCGACTCACCCTCATCCAGAAGCCCAAAAGTGGGCAAAACTTGCGCTTGAATCTTTAAATAAACAATCACAATCTCGTACATCACACACCAAACCAAAACGAGCCGCACAAGCAGGTATTAAACTTGCTATGGCAGGAGTTGCAAGTAATCTGGCGCTAGCATCCGGCGTAACGATAACTTTGCTTTTGGGAATGGTATTCGTCTTGTTTTTAGCACTGACATTCATCCTCAGTAGCGATAATCCTACCAGCGGATTGATGGTTGCGATCGCCGGCACACTTCTATTCAACACCGCAGCCTTTTTCCTCTCACCATTGCTCATGGACTTGATGCAGAATTGGCTGTATCGTACCCGCTGGGTATCTCTTGCAGAAATACAGCGCCATAGCCCAGAAACAGCAAGAATTATTCAACGCATCTGTGGACAACAAAAGCTACAGCAGCCCCGATTGGGAATTATCGACGATCAAAATCCTACCGCCTTCACCTACGGCTCGCTACCGAATACAGCGCGTTTGGTCGTCAGCCAAGGACTTTTCACCTACTTAGAAGATGAAGAAATTGCCACAGTCTACGCGCATGAACTCGGTCACATCGTCCACTGGGACTTTGCTGTGATGACGCTGGCGTCAACTCCAGTCCAAATCACTTACTTAATTTACACCTTTGCTCGTAAATTAGGAAGAAGCGGCGGTGAAAAAATAAAAAATGCCGCAGGTACAGCCGCAGCAGTCGCCTATGTGTTTTATCTAGTCGGCACTTATCTACTTCTTTACCTCTCACGCACGCGCGAATACTATGCGGATCATTTCGCGGCTGAAAGCACAGGGAATCCTAATGCACTATCTCGCGCTTTAGTCAAGATCGCCTACGGTATTTTAGAAGAAAGTAAACACGCTACTGAACCAAGTCGCTTAATTGAAGGTACTCGTGCTTTAGGTATCTACGACGCCAAAGCTGCGACAGCAACCGGAACCGCGTATCGAATTGCGCAACCACAACAATTAGGGCGTGTTTTCTTGTGGGATATGTTTAACCCTTGGGGCTGGTTTATGGAATTGAATTCCACCCACCCCTTGACTGGAAAACGCGTCCGCGCTTTAAGTACTTATGCCGAACAACTAGGATTAGAAACGGAGTTTGATTTCAGTCGCGTTATTGCTGAGGGTAAAAGTCTTGATAAGAAAAAGCTCTACGGTAACTTTGCGTTAGACATATTGCTCTATAGTGCAGAAGCGATCGGAATTCTTATTGGTTTTGTTGTTGGTTTACTACTATTTTCTGCCGAAATTGCGAGTGGAACAGTTATCATTGCAACAGTTTTAATTGGTTTTGGCATAGGAACTTTTATCAAAACTGCGGTAATGTTTCCCAATTTTCAATTTGCTGCGAGTTCTGATGTTCTGGAACTAATGTCTAATCCCTATGCAAGTCCCTTACGTGGTAAGCCAATCCAACTCAAAGGTGAATTAATCGGGCGTGGTGATGCTGGGTATCAGTTTGGCTCTGATTTGAAGCTACAAGACTGTACAGGGATGATCTATCTACGCTATGCTTCGCGCTTTGGTGCGTTTGGAAACTTGTTTTTTGGAATGAACCGCGTCAAAAACTTAATTGGTTCTCCGGTGAGTACTGTTGGTTGGTTTCGCCGTGGCGTTATGCCGTGGTTAGATTTAGCTCAGCTACGTACTGATGCAGGTACAGTTGTTAACAGCTATCACCGCTTTTGGTTATACGTTACAGGGGGCGGCGCAATTATTTTAGGTGTAGTGATACTACCAATGCTTGCTTAA
- a CDS encoding glutamate-5-semialdehyde dehydrogenase — MTTQINLSLTALARKTRDCAQTLAVLSTEAKNQAIEAIAQALEAAADEILAANAADCAAAAQDGIPKPLYHRLKLDRAKLQSAIAGVRDVGRLADPVGEVQIHRQLDDGLILKRVTCPLGVLGVIFEARPDAAIQISALAIKSGNGVILKGGKEAIRSCEAIVKAIHLGLSQTAISPDAVQLLTTREATLELLQLDQFVDLIIPRGSNSFVRFVQENTRIPVLGHADGICHLYVDRAADLSQAVAITVDSKTQYPAACNAIETLLIHEAIAPAFLTLVAPALQQHNVELRGDARTCEILDNITPATESDWSTEYSDLILSIKVVDSLTDAIAHINEYGSGHTDAIVTENTDAAETFLSQVNAAGVFHNCSTRFADGFRYGFGAEVGISTQKLPPRGPVGLEGLVTYKYKLVGHGHIVATYSGDNAKSFAHKDLD; from the coding sequence ATGACTACTCAGATTAACCTTTCGTTAACTGCGCTCGCCCGCAAAACTCGTGACTGCGCGCAAACATTAGCAGTTTTATCTACTGAAGCGAAGAATCAGGCGATTGAGGCGATCGCGCAAGCGTTAGAAGCTGCTGCGGATGAAATTTTGGCGGCGAATGCGGCGGATTGTGCTGCGGCGGCACAAGATGGAATTCCTAAACCTTTATATCATCGACTGAAGTTAGACCGCGCAAAGTTGCAAAGTGCGATCGCGGGGGTTCGGGATGTTGGAAGACTCGCCGATCCCGTAGGGGAAGTGCAAATTCACCGTCAGCTTGATGATGGTTTGATTCTCAAGCGCGTGACTTGTCCTTTGGGTGTGTTGGGGGTGATTTTTGAAGCTCGTCCTGATGCAGCGATTCAAATTTCAGCGTTGGCGATAAAATCAGGTAATGGCGTGATTCTTAAAGGTGGGAAAGAAGCAATTCGCTCGTGTGAGGCGATTGTTAAAGCGATTCATCTTGGATTATCTCAAACCGCGATTAGTCCTGATGCTGTGCAGTTATTGACTACCCGCGAAGCAACTTTAGAATTATTGCAACTCGACCAATTCGTTGATTTGATTATTCCTAGAGGTTCTAATTCGTTTGTGCGCTTTGTTCAGGAGAATACGCGCATTCCAGTATTAGGTCATGCGGATGGTATTTGTCATCTTTATGTTGACCGTGCAGCAGATTTAAGTCAAGCAGTGGCAATTACTGTAGACTCGAAAACGCAGTATCCAGCGGCGTGTAATGCAATTGAAACGCTGTTAATCCATGAAGCGATCGCACCCGCATTTTTAACGCTTGTCGCCCCAGCTTTGCAACAGCATAATGTTGAGTTACGCGGCGATGCTAGAACTTGTGAAATTCTAGACAATATTACGCCTGCAACCGAAAGTGATTGGTCAACGGAATACAGCGACTTAATTTTATCAATTAAAGTTGTTGATTCTTTAACGGACGCGATCGCGCATATTAATGAGTATGGTTCGGGACATACAGATGCGATCGTTACCGAGAATACCGATGCAGCAGAGACTTTCCTCTCGCAAGTCAACGCGGCTGGTGTCTTTCATAATTGTTCTACGCGCTTTGCGGATGGCTTCCGTTACGGTTTTGGTGCTGAAGTTGGAATTAGTACGCAAAAACTTCCACCACGCGGACCTGTGGGGTTAGAAGGTTTGGTAACTTACAAGTATAAGCTCGTAGGTCATGGTCATATCGTCGCAACTTACAGCGGTGACAATGCCAAATCGTTTGCACACAAAGATTTAGACTAA
- a CDS encoding isochorismate synthase: MSVSLEIDSVDPLIVLQQIAKPNQQSFYFENKSKNQAIAAIDVVTKLQTCGANRFAQAQQFINSCLAQTITIGTSKDAISPHFFCSFSFFDEITQSNYPFSAVTVFLPRWQISCNGDHCILVANFLIDAKTNLDRLYQDLCQIVRTINFLKYTSTAINNTNSIICNEEKNIKNFKKTITSCLELIESNYFQKIVLAHPLDVTYEEPIDLLRSLDNLRNIHPGCYIFAISNGKGQNFIGASPERLISIHNQQLSTDALAGSAPRGKTLAEDTMLANSLLTSEKEQHEHRVVSDFITQCLYQLGITPQILPPRLRQLSNIQHLWTPIQAQLPTHVHPLEIVAALHPTPAVAGVSRDKACTKIRDYETFERGLYAAPIGWLDAQGNSEFIVGIRSAMIDRDRARLYAGAGIVAGSNPDREVAEIQLKLQALLKALV; encoded by the coding sequence GTGAGTGTTTCGCTCGAAATTGATAGCGTCGATCCATTAATCGTACTTCAGCAAATAGCCAAACCAAATCAACAGAGTTTTTACTTTGAGAACAAAAGCAAAAATCAAGCGATCGCAGCAATTGACGTAGTTACAAAGTTACAAACTTGCGGCGCAAATCGCTTCGCCCAAGCCCAACAATTTATCAATTCGTGTCTCGCGCAGACTATCACCATTGGCACAAGCAAAGATGCTATAAGTCCACACTTTTTCTGTAGCTTCAGCTTTTTTGATGAGATAACACAAAGCAATTATCCATTTTCAGCAGTTACAGTTTTTCTACCTCGCTGGCAAATTTCTTGCAACGGCGATCACTGCATATTAGTTGCTAATTTTTTGATAGATGCTAAGACAAACTTAGATAGATTATACCAAGATTTGTGTCAAATAGTGAGAACGATAAATTTCTTAAAATACACATCAACTGCAATCAATAACACTAACTCAATCATCTGCAATGAAGAAAAAAATATTAAGAATTTTAAAAAGACGATCACATCTTGCCTAGAGTTAATCGAATCCAATTATTTTCAGAAAATCGTCTTAGCGCATCCTCTAGATGTAACTTATGAAGAACCTATAGACTTATTGCGATCGCTTGACAATTTACGCAACATTCATCCAGGATGCTACATTTTTGCCATCAGTAACGGGAAAGGACAAAACTTTATTGGTGCCAGCCCAGAACGTTTAATCAGTATCCATAACCAACAGTTAAGCACCGATGCCCTAGCAGGATCGGCACCACGCGGTAAAACTCTAGCAGAGGATACTATGCTAGCCAATAGTTTGCTCACGAGCGAAAAAGAACAACACGAACATCGCGTCGTTAGTGATTTTATTACCCAGTGCTTGTATCAATTGGGAATTACACCACAAATTTTACCTCCACGACTGCGGCAACTTTCCAATATTCAGCACTTGTGGACGCCAATTCAAGCTCAACTACCGACTCACGTTCACCCGCTAGAAATCGTTGCGGCGTTACATCCTACTCCAGCGGTAGCAGGCGTCTCACGCGATAAGGCTTGCACGAAAATTCGAGATTATGAAACTTTTGAACGCGGTTTATACGCTGCACCTATAGGGTGGCTAGATGCGCAAGGAAACAGCGAGTTTATCGTCGGCATTCGTTCAGCAATGATTGATCGCGATCGCGCTAGACTTTATGCAGGTGCAGGTATCGTTGCCGGTTCTAATCCTGATCGCGAAGTGGCAGAGATTCAACTCAAACTCCAAGCATTGCTAAAAGCTTTAGTCTAA